The DNA region AAAAGTTGTGAAATAAGTCAAGATGTCTGAGTAACAGTCGTAATATTACGAGAAAAAAAAAGTCGTAAAGACACCAAGAAAGCCCTGTTATTGCAAGAATCAAGTGACTGAAGTCGCAAAATCGTGAGAATTAGGTCGTAatgttttacggaaaaaaaaagtaatatagtcGTAATTCTACAGTCTGATTCCTTTCATTACTTTACTAAGAAAAAAAgtcgtatttaaaaaaaaaaaagtgtcgtaATATTACGAGAGAACAAGAACATAAAAGTTGCCAATGTCAAGTCGGAAGTTAGAAAATAAAAGTGAAAGTGTCACAGTAATAGTtgtaataatgcaacaaaaaaaaatcgtaataagaaattgtatttttacaaaaaaaagtctcaaatgttacaataataaagttgtaattttataaaaaaaataagttgtcgTGTGTTTCTCCAAGTTATGTTTAAATCAGGTCATTTTTACGACAAGTTTTCTGTCACAGGTATTTTTGCCCCCCTTGACAATAAAGTGTCGTAATAATACAGGAATTAAGTCGCAAAATCATGAGAATTAGGTCGTAATGTTTTAcgagaaaaaaatgtaatatagtCGTAATTCTACAGTCTGATTCCTTTCATTACTTTACTAGGAAAAAAAGTCGTATTTTTTCATTACTTTACTAGGAAAAAAAgtcgtatttaaaaaaaaaaaaagtgtcgtaATATTACGAGAGAACAAGAACATAAAAGTTGCCAATGTTAAGTCGGAAGTTAGAAAATAAAAGTGAAAGTGTCACAGTAATTGTAAtaatgcaacaacaaaaaatcgtaataattgtatttttacaaAACAAAGTCTCAAATGttacaataataaagttgtaattttataaaaaaaataaggaaaaaaataaGTTGCCGTGTGTTTCTCCAAGTTATGATCAAATCAGGTCATTTTTACAACAAGTTTTCTGTCACAGGTATTTTTGCTCCCCTTGACAATAAAGTGTCGTAATATTACAGGAATTAAGTCGCACTATTATGATAATAAAGTGGTAATATGGGGAAAAAGGGGAATATGTAAGAAGAATATATAAAGTCCTAATTTCACAGCCAGATTTTCTTTAATAAAGTCAGAATATTGCTAGGGTAAAGTTTGAACATTGTCAGaataatgttgtattttaatgaaAAGTGTCTAAAACCATTACCACATCTGACTTACTCAAGAAAAAAATAGTATTAAAAGAATAGATTTGTACTTCATTTGTACTataatgtgtataaatatgtaaatgtgaaagtcgtgtttatactgtaaatgtaaatatttgttCAAGAAAGCTGTAAAATGACTGAAGCCagattttattcaagaaaaatgctgtatttttaagtcataatatttaaatatttctaATTGAGCATTCGAgtcttacatttttaaaataaaaaaaagttgtcaaCAAGTTCTCCCCAGAATAGTGATAATATTCTCAGAATAAAGTTGTGATTATTCAAAAAGATCCAGAACGAGGTCATACGCTTTCCCAGGGGGGAAAAagtcataaaatatatatatatatttttaacatgtcATATgagaaatgaagaaaaaaaagtggtgattttatttatgagaataaatgttatttaaaaaaaattgtaataatccGAGAGTAAAGTGTTATAATTTTTCGGGGGGGAAAATACCACAGTATAAATAAATGTCGTGTTTTTAAAGAATAACAGTTGTGATATTTAGAGAATATTTGTATTTTTCCCAGAAAAAAGTTTTCTGTATTTCAAGAACACAGCctttttttttcctgacataaTAAATGATTGTCTTGAAaacagttgtatttttttttcttgggaaaaatatcgtttttctgGAATATTATGAGCTGTAAATAGTATTTTGAAAGTTTCAATCCGACTGATTGtggtactgtagtagtagtagttagtcagtgtggccctcacagtggtgtgtgtgtgtgtgtgtgtgtgtgtgtgtgtgtgtgtgtgtgtgtgtgtgtgtgtgtgtgtgtgtgtgtgtgtgatgtaccTGTCAGTACTGGTGCAGGAAGGAGGGCCTGTGCTCGTGTTTTAAGGGGAACGACTTGAAGCCTTTACTCATGGctttcagttgttgttgttgttgtgtctgctgctgctgctgctgagtgAAGGGGAAAGGCGAGGAGATGGCGGCCGAGGGCGGGCACTCGCTGGCCGCCGACCACACAGGCGACTGGAGCATCTGTAAGGAGTCGCTCCACTGCGACGACGGCGGCGGGAGGTTCATCTGGTACAAGGAAGAGCTGGGATTGGCCGACGCCGTCAAGCCGCTGTGGGCTGAGTGCTGCCAGGGCGCTTTGGGAGGCCATGTTTTTGTCTTGCTGTCCTGTGAACGCAACACAAATCactaattaactttttttttttttttttaaacttatttttatGCTGCTGTCATTATTAGGAATGTTCATTAGCATGCATTAAAACGTTTTATTAAAAATCGAGTAGGATTTTTATTTGGCGGCGGGGGGATCGCAAAATTACAGTCATGAAGTTTAAGATGTCGTTTCTTTTTgaagatataaaaaaataattttaaaaaaggtttagttttttttctggaaaaaaagtcTTATACAAAGACAATTAAATTGTTCTTTAACTATGAGAATGTCATTTTATTATGGCTATGAAGTCAAGTTTTCCCCGAAAAACAAGGCAATTATGTttccaaataaaatataaatatatacatattaagtggATAAAAAGTGGACTTTAAAATGAGTATTACATGAATCAAGTAGATCCAAAGTattatatatacctacatacatataattatgtatgtatgtatgtatgtatgtatgtatgtatgtatgtatgtatgtatgtatgtatgtatgtatgtatgtatatatatatatatatatatatatatatatatatatatatacacacatacatatatgtatatatatacacatatatatacatatatgtatgtgtgtatatatgtatgtgtatatatatatatatatatgtatgtgtgtatatatatatatatatacacacacacacatatatatacatacatacatatatatatatatacacacatacatatatgtatatatatgtgtatatatatacatatatatatatatataaactgtaatattatattttgtatGAATCAAGGAGATTTAAATAAATAGTATGACATGAATCAAgtagataaaaaataaatctttaaactTTGTGaatcaaatagtttaaaaaaagtaataatactccaagaacatttaaaaagtaatattacatgaattaaatatacatattaaaaaagtaatattaGATCAATATCAAGTTcattaaaaaaaggttttcaaaaagtaataataaatggatcaagaagatttaaaaaaataatactagaTAAatcaaatagatttaaaaaaaaatcgcaaGAGATcatgtacattttatttatatatatatatatttattaagtagATTAAAAGGTAACATTACATTAATCAAGTCAATTTCTTTAAAACAAAAAAGGTGTAAAAAATGTACtactttctcaaagaaaaaataTGCAATCAAATCTGatgtttttaataaaacaaagctgtaagAGATTACCAAAAGAAAGTTACATttcttcaagaaaaaaaaaagtattctccCCCCAGTTAATAGAAGATGTGTCATCTCATATTGGTGAATTTAGGATATAAAGGTGACAAAAAGGCAGGTGGCGCCACACAACCTCTCTCTAAGCTGCGCAGCCTTactctgcagtggatgtttgttTTTGGTCTCTTCCATCATTTATATTTCAACAATATTTCTGTTTGGCAGTTTAGAATGTGTCTAAAGGTTACTTCCAGAATGTCCTAATGCAGCGCAAATGTGAAAATGAGGTGAAGCCTGAGCAAATACATTGTTTTCACACTTGGTCACTGGCGGAGGGATGATGAGTCAGCAGTTTTCACACAAACAACAAAGTGAGACAGCATTACAAAACTGCTCAAATGGTGCAAGTAGTCGTGTTGTGCTTCTTTAGCAAACTGTTTGCTAATGCTCGTACAGGGCGTGTCAGTGAATCCGTCAACAAAAGGCGGCGCTTACCTGGCCGTCGTCGGTCATGTGATGGAGCGGCGGTGAGGGCAGGGTGCACACTTCAGGCTCACCACAGCTGTGTTTCCTGCAGACAACGTGAACTTTAACTGGTGTTTGGGTGTAAACATGCTACATTCTTCCATAACATTCTAACTCTCTTTTAGCCTTGCACTTGTTCTTTTGTGTGCAGCTTCCTGTTTGCACTTTTTCATGCATCAACCTGGAATTTCTAGACTTTTTTGCTAATTCACTTCCTGTGAGAATCTAGTATTAGCAGGATGTCATAAAAAAGTATTAATTCAAAACAGGGACATACAGGTTGTTGGGGGGGTGTTTGGATTTAAAATATAATGATTAAGTTGTGATATTGTGAGGAAAAATGTACTttaccaaaaatgtatattactaAATAAAATCAAATGTTTTCCAAAAAATTTGTAATTTCTACTTCTGTAATTTCCATAcagctttttttccccaaattgttGTCTAAACTTAAAAATTGAGGATAAactataatattttttatatttaaaaagtatttttagcAAATAAATATATTACCTGAATAAAGTCTTATTTTTTCCCCTAAAAAACAGCTGTCATTTCCATAAatctctttttttcccaaattgttgtctatacagtattttttgtttatttgtaaaaaaacaatgcaatattacaaataataagaCTCCACTTCACTTAAAAATGAGACTGTTAAAGGGTTTGTCTCATGAAAAAATAGTTGCACTGgaagaaaaataatgttttatacAGTTTACCGTGTATTAATATGTTTTaggaaaatacatttaaatcacATTAATACAATTTTCTTTTTTTGAAAACAAAAAAGTTAAACTGGTTGACCAAAtagaaaaaaacgtttttaagttTATGTTTTGGAAAATATTACAAAattgaagtatatatatatattttttctacaaaaataaagtcctatttattttaagaaaaaaaattaataaatggtTAGAATAGTTTAAatataagttttaaaaaaaatacaagaaaagcaaTTTCAAATGCAATTTTTAGTTTATatcaattattatattttaagaaaatacattttagttTACATTTATAAAGTAGCCTTTTCTTAAAGACAGAACATTTTTAaatggttgtgcaaataaaataaagtatgttaaattacattaaaataaaaataacatttttttttggagaatattacaaaaataaagtatcatttttattatttgttttacaagaataaggtCCTATtttgttttaagaaaaaaaagaaaatacattatAATTTAGTCTTTGTTTGAAGAGAAACATTTTTCAAATGGTTGTCCAAATAGAAAGATAGGATTTTTCTTTACAAAaataaggttatatttctttgaagaaaataaattcaaaatagttacacaaaaagacaaaaataatCCAAGTAAAGTAATTTCTAATGTTTtacttagttattattattaaatataatgtttcaagaattttttttttaacttacatttacaaagttgtctttttttaagacaaaaaatgtcAAATAGTTGTCCAATAtgttaaaatgcattttaaaaaaaggtgttttttttgcgATCATTACGAAATAAGGTATATCGGTAATTTTTTTTGTTAGATAACAtttttctgtaaaggaatgaggcCCTATttcttttaagaaaaaaatgtccaaacattgaggaagaaatgtcaaaatgttaagAATAAAATGTTGTCATAGAAGTTTTAAAGAATATGTCAAGAAGTCAtagttttgggaaaaaaaaggaagtttTCTTTTTAGTGAGAAACACGAATGGTTGATAAAATATACGGTATGTGCAGCTGTTAACATAAGAGTATCAATAAATTGTCCGTTGTGAATGAACACCAGCAATTCAAGCCTAAAACATagataaataaatgtacatattattAAAAGACTATATTGggcattaattgtattttttatgtacctTCTTTGCTTGACTGCCGCCACAAGATCCGGCCCCGAGAACATGGAGAAGAGACTGTCTCCGTTGGCGGAAGACGTCTCATCGCTGGAGCTGGCAGAGTCTCCCTGATTGGCCGACCAGTTGCTGTTCACGGCCTCGCTGAGAGGACGCAAACGTCAACAAGTGGTTATGCTGACAGGAAAGCCAGCTGAGCGGACGGGTGACGTTAAAGAAGGTGAGCCCTACCCCTCGCTGTAGTACTCGGGGTGGCCCCAAGTCCTGTGCTGCTCATCAGGCATGGGCCAGTTGCTTCGTGGGTTGCTTGGGCGGCGAGGATGCTGCACCTGTCGCTTCTGCTGCATGGCCTGGCTGACGCCGGCGACGTAGCGAGCGAACTCCGGATCGGAGCCCACTGTCAAAGAAATTGGGACTTTTAGACACATTTTGGATAGTAgaagaaaaaagtaataatatttaGTTTTAGGACAAAAGTGTCATAATATATGATGACAATAACGTAATCATTACTACTTATTTACTAGAATAAAAGTCACAAGCGTCTGAAAGTCGTCACGGGAAAAGTCATAACAATAActgaaaaaagtatttttcaaataaaaagtcacattattgcaacatatttttttcttttaaatgttgTAATATGTAAATAAACTCACAAAATTCCGAGATTTTATGTCGTATTATTATTAAGAATTGTGAAACTTATATAAGATTTATTCATTTAATGCGAAAATCGTATCGTTACAAGAAGACTTTTTAgggaaaaaagtaataaaaaaaacttaaattttaCGGCAGAAGTATCATTAAACATGAGATTCATGTTAACTCTACTACTTATTTACTAGAATAAAAGTCACAaagttgtaaaatatgtcaataaatgTATGTCTTATTAAAAGCTATAATATTACGAGAAAAAACAAGTCATAAAGACACTATAAAGTCGTTTTCCTTTtcagggggaaaaaagtgtattGCACGAAGCAAATTCTATTTTTACACGAAAAGTCTCATAATATGAGAATTAAATCACAAAATTACGAGAATTAGCTcgtaatgttacaagaaaaaatgcaatgttagaagaataaagttgtaattctACAGTCAGATTTCTTTCATGAAAAAGTCGTAACGTTACGAGAAAAACATAGGGCTACTCAAAGAAAAAAGTAATAAAGTTTAGTTTAATGACAAAAGTGTCATAATTAATTAGATAATCGTTAACATTACTACTTATTCACTAGAATAAATATTGCAAATGTTCGGAAGTCGAAAAAGTAAAAAATGTTACAAGAAtagtaataacaaaaaatatgttgcaaaaaacaaattcagattattgcttttttttttataaaaaaaaagtgttgaaaaaTGTAACGTTACCAGAAGAcgcttttttttccattttacgaCAAACGTATCATATTATGACATTCATGTTAACATCACTACTTATTTACTAGGATAAAAGTCACTAAGTTGGAAAAGAAATCAATAAGTGTGTCTTAGTAATACTACGGGAGAAAAAAAGTAGTCCTTTTTCGGGAAGAAAAAAAGTGTGACTATTGCAACAACCAAATTCTATTTTTACATGAAACGTCTTGTAATATTATGAGAATGAAATcacaaaaaagttgtcacgggaATAGTCATaacacagaaaaaaatattttttaaagaaaaagtcaGATTATTGCAACATATTTTCTTCTTTTAAATGTTGTAATATGTAAATAAAGTCACAAAATTCTGAGATTTTaagtcgtattattattattaagaattGTGAAACTTATgtaagatttatttatttaatgccaaaattgtatCGTTACATAAAGACAAGTTTTTTTTAgggaaaaaagtaataaaaaagttAAATTAAGCTAAAATAAGTCAATAAGTGTAGGTTTTATTAAAAGCTATAATATTACGAGAAAAAATAAGTCGGAAAGACACTAGAACGTCTTTTtcaggggggaaaaaagtgtattGCAAGAAGCAAATTCTATTTTTACCCGAAAAGTCTTAGATAAAATTACGAGAATTAGTTCGTATTGTTACAAGAAAAAATGcaatgttacaagaataaagtcgtaaTTCTACAGTCAGATTTCTTTcatgaaaaaaagagaaaaatgtcatttttaagttgttttttttactgtcaaagaaattatgactttagACACGTTTTGGCTATtcaaagaaaaaagtcataaagttTACTTTTACGGCAAGTGTCATAATTAATGAGATAATCGTTAACATTACTACTTATTCACTAGAATAAATGTTACAAATGTTCGGAAGTCGGAAAAGTAAAAAATGTTAGAGAAATAGTAATAACAAGAAATATTTTTCAAGAAAATAAttgattgctttttttttttttttaacaaagaaagtgttaaaaatgtaaCGTTACCAGAAGAcgcttattttttttttcattttacgaCAAAAGTATCACAATATGAGATTGATGTTAAAATCACTACTTATTTACTAGAATAAAAGTCACAAAGTAGGAAAATAAATCAATAAGTGTGTCTTAGTTATAATACGAGAAATAAAAGTCATAAAGACACTAAATGGTCCTTTtcctttttcagtaaaaaaaaaaagtgtgactatTACAAGAACCAATTTCTATTTTTACATGGGACGTCTTGTAATATGACAATGAAATCATAAAATTACGAGAATACGGTCGCtatgttacaagaaaaaaaagcaaTGTCAGAAGAATAAAGTGGAAATTCTACAGTCAGATGTCTTTCATGAAAAAGTTGTGATGTTAcgagaaaaagtcataatttttcaggttttttttcacTGTCcaagaaattgtgacttttagaCACGTTGAGGATACTAAAAGATAAACATTAGCTTTACTCAAAATGTGCATGTCCTTATTAGGGACATGGACTGTCACATACCAGCGGGGTCGAAGGGCAGCGTGTCCCCCAGGGCACCAAACACGCCGTCACTCTGCTCTCTGTTGGGCCACGTGTTGTTGCGCGGACCCTGGGGCTTCTGGCCCAGAACCTCGGACATGACGCTGTCCATGTACGTGCTCACCAGGCCCAGGCTGTACAAGTCTGAGCTCAGGTCCGGCAGCCCGGGGGAGCCCCCCCATTGGCCGATGGGACCCAGGGGGGACAACCCTCCCGGGGGAGCTGGCTGGCTAGACGTGCCGAGCCACTTGCTGGCCACTCTCTGCTGGGGAAGGACCTGCTGGGGGTTCTGCTGGGGCGGCGGGGCCTGCTGCTGCTGGCCAATGGGCTGCAGGAGGTGCTGGTAGTACTGGAGGGTCTGGGGGGAGTGCTGCTGGGGTGCAGGCTGCTGTTGCGACGGTGGAGTCGGCTGCTGCTTCTGCACTGCCGGGGGAGCAAGGGCCTGAGCCTGGGGTGGGGGCAAGGTCTGGCTCGGAGGCGGCAGGCCGCTGTGAGAGATACCCGGCGACGTCGGCGGTGGTCCAGGAGGGGGTTTTAGCTCGGCAGGGTTCGCGGACGCCACAGAGTTCCTCCTCTTGACGAGGGGCGAGGCCTGCTGGGATTTTCCCATGTTGAATCCTGAGAGAAAGTCGATGACGTCCTGCATCTCTTGGTCGGTCGGGAGGTTCATGCTCGGGTCGTCGCAGCCTAAGCCGTTAGCCAGCGGGTTCTGTGTGCCGGCGTCGGGCGCGCAGGAGAGACCGCCCGTCTGCAGGAGGCTGTGCAGTCTCCCCTCGCTGCGGCCCAAACTCTTGGACTTGTCCTCGGAGCCGCCGCTCAGCATGCTGCGGGAAGGGGTGCTGGGGATGGAGTAACTCCCCCCGCTGTTGGCGCTGGATGACGCCTTCTTGGTGAACTTGGACGTCAGCTTGGAGATGGTTTTGGGCAGGCCGCTGGAGGCCTTGGAGCTGGTGCCCGGCGCCAGATCCACTTGGCTGCCAAAGTCAGAACTCTCCCGCTGCAGTTGAATCTGAATGGTCGGCAAAGACTGTtcccttttgaaaaaagacaggGAGTTATTCATTATTTTGTAGCTTTTGCtttcttttaaatgtattttgaagTGTGTATCGCTGCATCAGAGAAAGTTCCAAGGATGCACACAATTTGGCGGGCATTCGTTGAATATGCGCAAATTGGCGCCATCGCAAATTCCTGCAAAGACTGAAAAAACGATGTTTGCACGTGGACAATAtgcgtttttatttttatatctgTCTTTGTGCGGACATGGTCTTGATAGCCATTTGGTCAAAGAGAGCAAGGGTTTTCTTTCTCATGCGCTCCATAGCATTATTTAAGCACTTTGAATTGACTTGCATACGAGTTGTGCTTATAAATAAACCTGCTTTGCCTTAAGTAAAACAATTAACTTGGTATGTATAGGGGTGGGTACCATTCACATCTTGACAGGTACGGTACCCATTCCTGATACCTGTAttgtaaataacaacaaaaacagaaattaaaagaaaataataattgaGTGATGTGATAACAGTACTCAACTGTACCAATGGTCTGTACTTTTGTGGTGTTATAAATTGTCTttgataataaaatttaaaatatgtTCATTGTATTAATTgggacatttaaaaatgagctgattatgataactgctgtccagtttgtATAGCTTTTTTTATAATCAaatgaaatcgctaatgctaatcactagcacatcaatagcaaagccaatgtatattagcattaagctagtgctttttttggaaaagtggagccttacttaacttacCTTAGTTTGTTGGCAACATtcacctagaggtagtttggctgctGGAGTGATCCCAAAGTGCTGAAATGTTAAGGTACC from Entelurus aequoreus isolate RoL-2023_Sb linkage group LG02, RoL_Eaeq_v1.1, whole genome shotgun sequence includes:
- the LOC133631312 gene encoding granule associated Rac and RHOG effector protein 1-like, coding for MYCCSAQQSKMDYKRRFLLGGSKQKVQQHQQYQMPELSRTLSASLASSCSASSPMGMPSGCHLPPSSPSSSSSAATTAVADIQQGISKYLDALNVFCRASAFLTDLFSSVFRNSHYSKAAMQLKDVQEHVMEAASRLTAAIKPEIAKMLMELSAGAANFKDQNDFNLQDVEVLGRCFLTVMQVHFQFLSQTLQKVQPVAQSCLAEALAQAQERSANTRSQSAEMGPLTELEEASRLWKGAAEATSRLRERGRDGCLAGLQVQQLFCSHNTNIPEHQLKELNMKIDNALQAYRAALESLGHNEYALKAGFHLNPKCVETALQSCCSEAEAQQAGRMQTTSQPIQCELPTIPVQIGSHFLKGVSFNESAAENLKLKMQTMLQLIKEALGQNGVTTRDDSPVTEVLNQVCPSSWRGACKTAVQLLFAQAGLVVVDTAQIENKELYAPQITLEGSRLVVQVPSTWCLKEDPATMSLLQRSLDPEKTLGLVDVLYTSVFDINRWKERKEQSLPTIQIQLQRESSDFGSQVDLAPGTSSKASSGLPKTISKLTSKFTKKASSSANSGGSYSIPSTPSRSMLSGGSEDKSKSLGRSEGRLHSLLQTGGLSCAPDAGTQNPLANGLGCDDPSMNLPTDQEMQDVIDFLSGFNMGKSQQASPLVKRRNSVASANPAELKPPPGPPPTSPGISHSGLPPPSQTLPPPQAQALAPPAVQKQQPTPPSQQQPAPQQHSPQTLQYYQHLLQPIGQQQQAPPPQQNPQQVLPQQRVASKWLGTSSQPAPPGGLSPLGPIGQWGGSPGLPDLSSDLYSLGLVSTYMDSVMSEVLGQKPQGPRNNTWPNREQSDGVFGALGDTLPFDPAVGSDPEFARYVAGVSQAMQQKRQVQHPRRPSNPRSNWPMPDEQHRTWGHPEYYSEGEAVNSNWSANQGDSASSSDETSSANGDSLFSMFSGPDLVAAVKQRRKHSCGEPEVCTLPSPPLHHMTDDGQDSKTKTWPPKAPWQHSAHSGLTASANPSSSLYQMNLPPPSSQWSDSLQMLQSPVWSAASECPPSAAISSPFPFTQQQQQQTQQQQQLKAMSKGFKSFPLKHEHRPSFLHQY